A window of Fusarium falciforme chromosome 1, complete sequence genomic DNA:
ATGGGATGTTGATGAGTCCCGAGTTTTGCTGGGAGCAGAGCAGTTCTAGGCCGGATGACTTGCCCATGAGGCTACAGTTTGACAACGCGTGGTCTGGACAtgatattatcttttaagcgATCGACATGTTCGCCTCCATGCTGTCGTATTTCTCGACGCGAGATATTTGAAAAACTCAGGCAACTCGATACCGCCATCACCCGCTCCGTACCCTAGTGGGCTGCCAAAGGCCCGGATCCTGTGTAAGGCAGCTTACAAGCCGGTAACCCATGAGCCACTTCTCAGCAGAGGACAGGGACGACAGGTGGCCTGAGTCCCGCTCATTGAGGGACTGCAAGTCTTCAGGATTTCCGTGGGAACGAGCCGTGTGAGCTGCGGGCAGTCACAGAAGGCCAAACCCCGGCGGAACCAGGTGCCGAATATGCGCATCGAGTTTGAGGATGGTGATTCGGCTCCCACCGTTTCGCTGGGGACTATTATAGTGACGGTTGTTATGGTGACACAGACAAACCACAGACGAGAGATTTGCCCGTCAGTTACCTGGAACGGGTTCTTTGAATAACTGGACTAAGAAGGATCACGCCTTCTTGCGAGTCTCTCGTGCCTCAGCCTCTCCAATATGGCTATTGACAGCTCTCCTTCGGACGGTTGAAGGATAAGACGGCCTAGCGAAGCCGACATACAGGTTACTTCGACGGCATTAAGTTTGTGTATACTAGAATAAGGGGATCCCGATAGACTGATTGACTAGCTCAATTGCGAGATTTCCTTCCTTCCGTTTTGCGGTTGGTAAAGGGTGCAGATGCCACCGTTCTCGGCAGGCCGGGGGATGATGAGTCCGGGTTGATCATGGGTAGGTTGCGGTTGGGCAGCGATCTCATCATGACGACCAGGAAATAGTGTGACAACCTGAATAGTAGCCATTCTATTTTCCCTCGCTTCATTAGGTTGGTGAGGTGGGTGGTTGCGAACCCTGTTTGAGGTGTTGACCGTTAAACAAAGAGTGGCTTGGTGTTTTGGGACAGACAATTATTCCGCCGAGTACGCCGCTGAGGCGTGGCTCGGCACAAAGTGTTTTCGTCGATATTATTCATCGCTGTCAACTTGCTTAGGCTGGAAGTTATCTGGATCCATACTTGGGAGGCCTCTCAACCCAGGTTGATCATACTCAACCGGCAGTCGGGGGTGTTTGCTTGAATGAGAGATTAGACCTTAATGATCATGTCCTGAGCACTTCATCGAAAGGCCATCAACGGTGTAGTAGAGAGTGTACGCTTCTATGGGGATAATTCAACTTTCCATGATGTATTCCCAACACAGCCTCATCTATCCCGTCGCGTCGCCTTTCAAAGCCATGTTTGGCCAAGGAGATATATATACGGAGAGGTCCCGTCCCAGGTAACCACGAACATTATAAAACCACAATCCAGAAGGATGCAAACCTGGTTACCGCTACTGGACAGCTTCGTATGGGTGCTGTCGAATAATACACTTGCGAGAGGGATTGTCATATATATCTGGTGTAGTTTTTGCCGCCTGGACGTTGCTCGAAGGAAATGTCAATAGAGACATCTGGTAAAGGAAGTATCATTGTTTACAGAAACTGCTTTCCACCGCATTTATGTCACATCTTTCCTTAAGTATTCATCTTCCGAGGGTTCAAATAAAATAGTTAGGGTATTATACCAGGCGTTGTAACTTGCACAGTAGCCGGACATCGGCCAAGGCTACCATATGTTTTTGCGTACATTAATGGCCAAGGTGATGGGACAGTACAACCTACTACTATTTACGGAGTGGCAAGAGTAGGCAACCTTTCTTTAGTAAAAGTGTTAACTATCCTAGGCATTTCTAATGTATCAGTTAGTCGTAGAGACGCAGAGCTTCTAGTTTACAGGTCCAGCAAGATTCTGCAGGGTAACTTGACTCTCCCTCACGGTTGAGGGACGTGACTCAGAATCCACCACATCATTAAAGATTATCCAAAACAATGCTAATAAATGTAAATAAACTCATCGTTCTGACGATCCGTCAGGTCCAAGAACGCATTCTCGCCGAGCTTCGTCCCCTGCCACGCTGGCGCGCTGCCCGCGCCCTTCACCACGCCAGTTTCCACATCGTTGTCCTCCTGCATATTGTGGTAGTGGTCCTGCATGGAGTGGTCCAcaaccttggtcttcttgccgTTCTTGGcacgcttcttctcctgtaACTTGTTGAGCATCATGAGGTTGACCCACTGGATAAAAACGACAGCTACGAGGGCCACAAAGATGCCCAGACAGGCGCGCAGGCCGGGCTTGTACTCGGGTGCGTCCTTGTCGTTGAAGAGGAGCGGGCCGACGATATTGCCAGCCGAGCTAGCGGCGTTGTAGACGCTCATGATGACCGACTTCTTGGTCGTGCCGCCTGTGTTGCCGACAATCCATGTCACGATAAGGGGGTTGCCCCCAAACAGGAACGCAAGGAGGTAGTACCCGACTAGAAGCGGCGCGCGCGAGCTCCCATCGCGCTTGACAGAGTAGAGCACTGCCAGGCCAGCCACGACAGGGAGCACAAACGCTGCGAGGACCgcgcccttgagcttggccctTTGGGCGAGCCAGCTCGCCGATaggatgacgatggcctGCAGAGCGCCAAACGGCAGGTTGAGCAGACTGGTCTGGTACTTGTCTTGAACCAGACCACTGAGGATAAGCGGGCCAAACGTGTTTGTGACGCTGGCACCAACGTTGAGCAGCATGGCCATGCCGATCCAGAGGTACGTCTTGGGCTCGAGGGCGACCTCGAGGACGTGCCGCCACTTGAAGTCGCGGCTGCCGGTGCCCGTCTGGTTGGCACGCAGGCGCTCGACAGCCTGGGCCTTTTCGTGTTCGGTGAGGAAGCGGGCCGAAGGGATGTCGTTGTCGAGCTTCCAGTAGACGATGGGCGCGGAGACAATGGTGACGAGGCCGAcaaagaggaagatgctACCGGCGGTCAGTCATTTAGTGTCAGTGCGTAAAATAGAGTGCCGAGGGGATCCCACATCTGCCACCCCTGTAGTAGGTCGGACTGGATGTGTCCCAGGCCGTACGAGATGGCCGCCGCGACGATGGTGGCCAGGCCGTTTGTGCCATACCACGCAGCGACGCGGAGGGGCTGCTCGGCGCGTCGATACCACTGGCTAGTGATGATGCTAAACAGCGGCAGGCAGCCGGCTTCAAACAGTCCCAGGAAGAAGCGGGACGCCATGAGCCCGCCAAAGTTGTGGCACGCCGCCATGGACGCCTGCGCAATGCCCCAGCCCAGGCACAGCGTAGGCATGAGGATGCGGTGGGGGACCTTGACGATGAGCCAGGACGAAAAGGGCTGCCATGCGAGCTGGGCAATGGGGGCGATGGAGCCGGCGAGCGAGTATTGATTTCCGATCAGGCCCGTGTCCTCCTTGAGCCCGTATGTCACACCGTAGCCGAGGACCGACTTGTCCAGGATTTGGAGGAAGTAGACCCAGACAAGGATGGTGAGGATGATCTTGTCCGTCTTGCGGCGGATGCGACGGCTATCCTCATTGGTGAGCTCGACCTTCTCGTTGCCGATGAGGGCAAGGGCACGGTCGGCCTTGCCGAGGCCCTGTCCGGAGGCGTGGCCGTCGTTGATGCCGCGATTGTCCAGTTGTTCCTGGCACTCGTCGTGGTCAATGTCCACCTTGTTTCCAGGGCTAGCCATTGCGTCGAGCAGTGTGTGAGACGGGGGCCAAGGTTGTCAATGCGGCAACTGAGTCACAGGCCACGAGGCGTCCAAGCCCTGCGTCGTCACAACGGGatagatggagatggagatggagaggtgTAGAGATGGAGTCTATTCTTATATTCTTCAACTGTCCGTCGATCTAGGCCCATGTAAATGGCAACTTTAATCCCTACATGGAGGCGGGTTCTTGGAGAGCCCGAGAAGCTGGGGGCACCCGGCGTTCCCTACGGTCAATCCCCACGGGAAATCATGCCTATAGTTTCCACTCTAGCGCCTCATGTGATCTCCATCCCGTAGCCGGCTACTGCTCACTCCGGCAGCGTTGTCATTTGGCACATGAAACTTTGATCGAGGTGTCGCTTTTGTTTGGTGGGGCCACCCACGGCAAATGGGATCCGGCAATTGCCCGAAGACCTGCTGGCCACAATCACGAGATTCAATCCAACGATAATACTAGATTATCACGAGTATGCTAAGCAAAATTCCCCAACTAGGTCTTTTTTCATAAGTTGACACAGCATCGCAACGACAATGACATTTTTTAGGAAGCATGGCAGACTTGGAATGTCTGTGTGACTGTGAGGTCGGCAGTTGACTTACGGCCGGATCTGTTGTCTCCGAGTCATGCTATATCAATAGCCGCATAGCTGTCGCATAGCCGCGTAGCCGCGTGAAGGTTCTGGGGATTGCCAAGGTCCCGCTCGGCATACTCTGTACGCAGTAACTATCGGCACTTATGTCACGACCTGACAAAGCACTCATCACGTGACCAATGGAGGACCCACTGTTACCTACCAATCGGGACGCGATTACCTCCGGAACTAGATAATTACGGTAATTACTTTATGATTACCTATGATTACTTATATGATCACTttaattaacctcttagaataAGTAATCAAGATAAAtcccctaagtatatagagcatatttattatatttttttatataatagctactttagctattaatataacttagttatgcttaatacctttaagtatattactagatataacttatacccacCGCTTAGACTATACCTAGCACTccctactaatataaacctaatatagctagtttatctcttaagaaatatataactattatatattaatagctcttatttaataatatattatatactctaagtaatattattactatagcacTTAATACTAGATCTCCTTTTattccttatagtaaattACCTAGTATCTCTTAATAAAGATAACCCGTgattaagctaaaagagcctaatatattaataaatataaataataatactaaaaaatatattattctagccttatataagaataaagtctataagcttagaaataaatataattacttaagtacttagtataataaccttctaaataataaataaaataatactaagattacctaagaatagcttataagtataaagatatctataaataatatataaaaatacttctattaggctataaaataataataataataatatgaataaataataagtaaataataaaattaaattaattaacttattatactttaatcttagtaaaataacctaatataataataaatctataatCTTAggaacttaatatttaaatataatactactaatataacctataaagatattagcgagattattaaacctaagaacttagaattattaagtaaataagctatttatattaagatatttcttatatcccttagggtatattaatattatttttttattaagatagctaatactaaaagtaaggtcttatatattaataaatatcttataggtaatatatttacttaatttaaccctaagctatataacttctttagaaataagcctattaaagAAACTTAACTCTTTTTTACtgaatataaaaactttaaggatataattaaatagaactttagaattattaataaagaataattagctatataaaacttaaaaacctataataaataaaggctactttaatttatatagctaagtttatataaattattttattatttaattaaagaataagtattttttaaattatattttataaaagacttaaggataaggttaaaaataaactctataaaataaataaattaaataagttctaagactatattaatattactattaagattaataattaataatttaaataatatatagaaaattctaataaaaaataaatttagggaaataatactaattaatcttataagcgagaataaactaaaagtaatatattttataaaacttatataagacttataaaacttagagctaatatatataataagtaagtaggCTAGATAAGCAAGTAGGCtaaaaatcttaacctttaagataagatttaagataaaattataataaagtatttagttaattaaactaagctaattttcttttccttagatagcttaataataatttaatatattcttctattataactagccttattatatattttatagtagctttcctttagttatattaacttaccttaattactacttcttaataatttagcctatatttatatattaatatttatttgattaattacttttcttaccttatctatagttattttctcTCTATCTTATAGGCGGGCTCTTTTAGCTCTATATTACCTACTAAgggccttatttaattattaaaagttcttaaccttagattttaataagattatcttatatattattacctttattcccttagttaataacttaagagccttaagaataaactctagggagctactttaatgccttttaatttatcttttaaggtatttagactaagagctagctttaagGGCTATCCTtagggtctttaagacctaagggtTAAGCTAATTAGTCTCCTCCTTAAGGGGCATTAgggtctatagctatatattaagctttaatataatacttttaggGTCTAAAGGAATAAGCTTAGCTCCTTTGAAATCTCCCTTAATATTacatattattataatagcctaataggtaatataaaagattaataagaacttagtctttaaaatataagtaataaagtatttaattaattacttaatttcttaattatatatcttttttagcagcttaaagtatttaatattaagaggctaaagtaaataagataaataaggtaatatataaagtataataattttattttttttataatatttcttaaatttaattaaataataatttttatacctattaagtattaaaaaataataataattatttaattaaatagcgatatattaattaaagtatttaagctacttaagacttattttattattaatctagctattataagttattataatagcttaattgcCTATAAggttactttttttatattagttaataaggtaatattagcttataattataataaatagctagattacctacctttttatattaattacttaaataattatagtttattcttagtttttaggCTAAactaattttagctttttatacctctttatgcttataataactattttgcttataattatacttattataaagttagtcttattaaaattatagatattagtaagagtaatattatattttataattatatttattataagtgcgaattaattataaataatagttaggtttttatatttagccctctaataattatacttataaaagaaataagtcTTAAGGCCTAGATGCcgcttaataaagttaatagcttattacttactaataagtaatatatcgcggttaata
This region includes:
- a CDS encoding MFS transporter → MASPGNKVDIDHDECQEQLDNRGINDGHASGQGLGKADRALALIGNEKVELTNEDSRRIRRKTDKIILTILVWVYFLQILDKSVLGYGVTYGLKEDTGLIGNQYSLAGSIAPIAQLAWQPFSSWLIVKVPHRILMPTLCLGWGIAQASMAACHNFGGLMASRFFLGLFEAGCLPLFSIITSQWYRRAEQPLRVAAWYGTNGLATIVAAAISYGLGHIQSDLLQGWQIIFLFVGLVTIVSAPIVYWKLDNDIPSARFLTEHEKAQAVERLRANQTGTGSRDFKWRHVLEVALEPKTYLWIGMAMLLNVGASVTNTFGPLILSGLVQDKYQTSLLNLPFGALQAIVILSASWLAQRAKLKGAVLAAFVLPVVAGLAVLYSVKRDGSSRAPLLVGYYLLAFLFGGNPLIVTWIVGNTGGTTKKSVIMSVYNAASSAGNIVGPLLFNDKDAPEYKPGLRACLGIFVALVAVVFIQWVNLMMLNKLQEKKRAKNGKKTKVVDHSMQDHYHNMQEDNDVETGVVKGAGSAPAWQGTKLGENAFLDLTDRQNDEFIYIY